In the Euphorbia lathyris chromosome 5, ddEupLath1.1, whole genome shotgun sequence genome, one interval contains:
- the LOC136229001 gene encoding F-box/kelch-repeat protein SKIP6 — translation MANTGIGTFGSVSIMSSTSTSTSMAIIATTAASSSGPQQLENLIPYLPFDISLNILTRLPPSHHPYLSLVSKSFRYVFSSPLIYTTRSLLHFSKPFLYLSIRLPSTRSLHWFTLCQNSPLPFKPPNFLLPLPSTPFSLIGSAIVALGPKIYVIGGCLKDIPSPRVWVLDCRFHTWELISNMNLSREFAAAGVVDGKIYVIGGCLVDTFARSKFWAEVFDPKTQKWESVDSAQDYELREKWMHASAVVGDKIYAMADRNGVIFDPRTKKWESVGTELDLGWRGRACVVDGILFCYDFLGTIRGFDVEKNLWKELKGMGKELPRFLSGATMANVGGNLMVVWEMRSNENGIENRDDVEIWCAEIEVEKKEEEDLWGKIKWCNIVYKVPIGSSIAHCLAVTL, via the coding sequence ATGGCAAACACTGGTATTGGGACGTTCGGGTCAGTCTCCATCATGTcttccacctccacctccacctcaaTGGCCATTATCGCCACCACTGCGGCTTCCAGCTCCGGTCCACAGCAGCTGGAAAATCTAATCCCCTACCTACCGTTCGATATATCTCTAAACATCCTGACTCGTTTGCCTCCATCTCACCATCCCTACCTCTCTCTGGTATCCAAGTCTTTCCGTTATGTCTTCTCATCTCCACTCATTTACACCACTCGCTCTCTCCTCCATTTCTCCAAaccttttctctatctctcaaTTCGATTACCTTCCACACGCTCTCTCCATTGGTTTACTCTTTGTCAGAACTCACCTCTCCCCTTtaaacctcctaatttcttactccctcttccCTCTACCCCTTTTTCCTTAATTGGTTCCGCCATTGTTGCTCTTGGCCCCAAGATCTATGTAATTGGGGGTTGCCTCAAAGACATCCCTTCGCCTCGCGTTTGGGTGCTTGATTGTCGATTCCACACTTGGGAACTCATTTCCAACATGAATCTTTCCCGCGAATTTGCTGCCGCCGGCGTGGTGGACGGCAAAATTTATGTGATCGGAGGCTGCCTCGTTGATACATTTGCTCGATCCAAGTTTTGGGCGGAGGTTTTCGACCCCAAAACTCAGAAATGGGAATCCGTTGATAGTGCACAGGATTATGAGCTTCGCGAGAAATGGATGCACGCGAGTGCTGTTGTCGGTGATAAGATATACGCAATGGCGGATAGAAATGGGGTAATTTTTGACCCTAGAACAAAGAAATGGGAGAGTGTAGGGACTGAATTGGACTTGGGATGGAGAGGGAGGGCATGTGTGGTAGATGGGATTTTGTTCTGTTACGATTTCTTGGGCACGATTAGGGGTTTTGATGTTGAAAAGAATCTGTGGAAGGAATTGAAAGGTATGGGAAAGGAGTTGCCGAGGTTCTTGTCAGGGGCAACAATGGCAAATGTAGGGGGAAATTTGATGGTGGTTTGGGAGATGAGAAGTAATGAAAATGGGATTGAGAATAGGGATGATGTGGAGATATGGTGTGCTGAAATTGAAGTggagaagaaggaagaggaagatTTGTGGGGCAAAATCAAATGGTGTAACATTGTTTACAAGGTTCCTATTGGGTCCTCCATTGCTCATTGTTTGGCGGTTACACTGTGA